A single genomic interval of Metasolibacillus fluoroglycofenilyticus harbors:
- a CDS encoding ethanolamine ammonia-lyase subunit EutB → MDVNLSVILGGEKYNFKSLKDVMAKANEEKSGDRLAGIAAETVQERIAAKAVLSELLIKDIRENPLIPEDDEVSRIIEQDVNEQIYGEIKNWSIEQLREYILSNDTGDRELKRLSKGMNSEIIAAVTKLMSNLDLVHAANKVEVLSTCNITIGHKGTLASRLQPNHPTDNIDGIIASLKEGLSYGIGDAVIGINPVDDSVESVKKVLHATKNFINEWDIPTQNCVLAHITTQMKAIQQGAPADMIFQSIAGTEIANRSFGISADLIREAEALIKKQGTGTGPNLFYFETGQGSELSAEAHYGVDQLTLESRNYGFARHFNPYIVNTVVGFIGPEYLYNNKQVIRAGLEDHFMGKMHCLPMGVDICYTNHIKADQNDVEDLSVLLTAAGVNFIIAAPMGDDVMLNYQSMSYHDVATLLQTLGKTPAPAYLAWLEKMGIYENGRLSSRAGDISLFER, encoded by the coding sequence ATGGACGTGAATTTATCAGTTATATTGGGTGGAGAAAAATATAATTTTAAATCGCTGAAAGATGTGATGGCGAAGGCCAATGAAGAAAAATCAGGCGACCGTCTCGCGGGAATCGCAGCCGAAACGGTGCAGGAGCGCATCGCAGCGAAGGCTGTATTAAGCGAATTATTAATAAAGGATATTCGAGAAAACCCACTTATTCCAGAGGATGATGAAGTATCACGCATCATCGAGCAGGATGTCAATGAGCAAATTTATGGAGAAATTAAAAATTGGAGCATTGAGCAACTGCGTGAATATATTTTATCGAATGATACAGGCGACCGAGAGTTAAAGCGTCTGAGCAAAGGAATGAATTCCGAAATCATTGCGGCTGTGACAAAGCTTATGTCCAATTTAGACCTTGTACATGCAGCCAATAAAGTAGAAGTTTTATCAACATGTAATATTACAATCGGGCATAAGGGTACATTGGCATCACGCCTACAGCCGAATCATCCAACAGACAATATCGATGGAATTATCGCCTCCTTGAAGGAAGGCTTGTCTTACGGAATTGGTGATGCAGTTATCGGTATTAACCCAGTAGATGATTCAGTCGAAAGTGTAAAAAAAGTATTGCATGCGACAAAAAACTTTATCAATGAATGGGATATTCCAACACAAAACTGTGTGCTAGCACATATTACGACACAGATGAAGGCCATTCAGCAAGGTGCACCAGCAGATATGATTTTCCAAAGTATTGCCGGCACAGAAATCGCAAACCGTTCCTTCGGTATTTCCGCTGATTTGATTCGTGAGGCTGAGGCATTAATTAAAAAGCAGGGCACAGGCACTGGTCCGAATTTATTTTATTTCGAAACAGGGCAAGGCTCCGAGCTTTCAGCCGAGGCGCATTACGGTGTTGACCAACTAACGCTTGAATCGCGTAATTACGGCTTTGCTCGTCATTTTAATCCATACATCGTCAATACGGTTGTAGGATTTATTGGTCCGGAATATTTATACAACAATAAGCAAGTAATTCGAGCAGGGCTTGAAGACCATTTCATGGGTAAAATGCATTGTTTACCGATGGGTGTGGATATTTGCTACACGAACCATATTAAAGCAGACCAAAATGATGTTGAGGATTTAAGTGTGCTATTAACTGCTGCTGGCGTCAATTTTATTATTGCTGCGCCAATGGGAGATGATGTCATGCTGAATTATCAATCGATGAGCTATCATGATGTAGCGACATTGCTGCAAACTTTAGGGAAAACACCCGCACCAGCCTATTTAGCTTGGCTAGAGAAAATGGGCATTTATGAAAACGGTCGTCTTTCTTCAAGAGCAGGCGATATATCGCTGTTTGAAAGGTAG
- the eutC gene encoding ethanolamine ammonia-lyase subunit EutC has product MNEELVTKITQLVMEKMNGKTVTQQVAEAAQNNATFRLLETPETSPVDSSLIKLYNNAPAREQVLPMDNEEGNLTNAQAKVFQFEADSPSESVQAARKHTPARIGVGRAGTRPKTKTWLKFRLDHAAAVDAVYGEVSEELLQKLNVSTVTTRVTDKEEYITRPDLGRRLSDESKEFIQANCKSNPQVQIIISNGLSASAVEENVMDVYLSLQQSLTNLNIEIGTTFYIDKGRVALMDEIGEILQSEVIVYLIGERPGLVSAESMSAYLCYKPRIGTVEAERMVISNIHKGGIPPLEAGAYLGTVVQRILQHKASGVALVEKES; this is encoded by the coding sequence TTGAATGAGGAATTAGTAACCAAAATCACACAGCTTGTGATGGAGAAAATGAATGGCAAAACAGTAACACAGCAAGTAGCTGAAGCAGCGCAAAATAATGCAACATTTCGTCTTCTTGAAACGCCTGAGACATCGCCGGTTGATAGTTCGTTAATCAAGCTGTACAACAACGCGCCAGCAAGAGAACAAGTATTGCCAATGGATAATGAAGAAGGAAATTTAACAAATGCGCAAGCAAAAGTCTTTCAATTTGAAGCAGATAGCCCTTCTGAAAGTGTGCAGGCAGCCCGCAAGCATACACCTGCAAGAATTGGTGTCGGCAGAGCGGGGACAAGGCCAAAAACGAAAACATGGTTAAAATTCCGCCTCGACCATGCAGCGGCAGTCGACGCTGTTTACGGTGAAGTATCTGAGGAGCTACTGCAAAAATTAAATGTATCTACAGTAACTACGAGAGTAACAGATAAAGAGGAATATATTACGCGACCTGATTTAGGACGCAGACTGTCCGATGAATCGAAAGAATTTATTCAAGCGAATTGTAAAAGCAACCCACAAGTACAAATTATTATTTCCAACGGTTTAAGTGCAAGTGCTGTTGAGGAAAACGTCATGGATGTCTATTTATCATTACAGCAAAGCTTGACTAATTTGAATATCGAAATTGGTACGACGTTTTACATTGATAAAGGGCGTGTAGCCTTAATGGATGAAATCGGCGAAATTTTACAGTCTGAAGTAATTGTGTACTTAATTGGTGAGCGGCCAGGGCTTGTCTCTGCGGAGTCGATGAGTGCTTATTTATGCTACAAGCCACGAATCGGTACTGTTGAAGCAGAGCGTATGGTTATTTCTAATATTCACAAAGGGGGCATCCCGCCTTTGGAGGCTGGCGCTTATTTAGGAACAGTTGTGCAAAGAATTTTACAACACAAGGCAAGTGGTGTAGCGCTTGTCGAGAAAGAAAGCTAG
- the eutL gene encoding ethanolamine utilization microcompartment protein EutL — protein MNPQKIMAEILALQIIPRVNQELAEQFSLKPHQKSLGLVTLTIDDVGYVAFDEATKKADVDVVYAKSFYAGAAHASGPLSGEVIGIIAGSSPDEVRSGLDAIEQKVQFDTYFEAILGNDGHALFAHTVASCGTYLAEQAGVEVGTAIAYLIAPPLEAVVGLDAALKAADVELKVFFGPPSETNFGGGLLSGSQSSCQAAADAFKEAIENLARNPIS, from the coding sequence ATGAATCCTCAAAAAATAATGGCTGAAATTTTGGCGCTACAAATTATTCCACGCGTCAATCAGGAGCTTGCTGAACAGTTCTCACTAAAGCCCCATCAAAAAAGCTTAGGGCTTGTGACATTAACAATTGATGATGTTGGCTATGTAGCGTTTGATGAAGCGACGAAAAAAGCAGATGTCGATGTTGTCTACGCAAAAAGCTTTTATGCAGGAGCAGCTCATGCCTCGGGTCCGTTATCAGGAGAGGTGATTGGCATCATTGCTGGTAGCTCCCCAGATGAGGTGCGAAGTGGGCTTGATGCGATTGAACAAAAAGTACAATTCGACACCTATTTTGAAGCTATTTTAGGAAATGACGGACATGCCCTATTTGCGCATACGGTGGCAAGCTGTGGCACATATCTTGCGGAGCAGGCAGGAGTGGAGGTTGGCACAGCAATTGCTTACTTGATTGCCCCGCCACTTGAAGCAGTAGTAGGTCTAGATGCAGCTTTAAAGGCGGCAGATGTTGAGCTAAAAGTATTTTTCGGACCTCCGTCTGAAACAAACTTTGGGGGCGGCTTATTAAGTGGCTCACAATCATCTTGCCAAGCAGCAGCCGATGCATTTAAAGAAGCCATCGAAAACTTGGCAAGAAATCCAATAAGCTAG
- a CDS encoding aldehyde dehydrogenase family protein produces the protein MPTLDKDLLAIQEMRDAVKKASEAQAAYMQFSQQQVDQIVKAVADAAFKEADRLAKMAVRETGMGVPNHKKIKNEVASRDLYEDIKDLKTVGIVGYDRAAKVTEIASPFGVIAGIVPTTNPTSTAIFKAMISLKTRNALVLSPHPYAVKCTAEALDVCRIAAEQAGAPEGLLQCLTMASMDATQQLLKHPQINLILATGGGALVKAAYSSGKPAYGVGPGNVPAYVEKSANIAKAAQHLVQSKSFDNGTICATEQAIIVDESVSERLLTELQKKGAYILTAEEKQKMEKLISPTPGKVNPKIVGKSAACLADLLGITVPSGTKVLIGLETKVGKEIPFSLEKLSPIFALYTVKDSVAAKQVMIDLLNIGGRGHTCSIHTENAALAEQFAVELPVSRIVINTLSSIGAVGGTTGLAPSFTLGCGTFGGNITSDNVTARHLINIKRMAYGTKDVTVPEPQYEPLEAIVEKQVAQAGEVNADMVQQIVDQVLKQITLQNN, from the coding sequence GTGCCTACATTAGACAAAGATTTATTAGCAATACAGGAAATGCGTGATGCGGTGAAAAAAGCAAGTGAAGCACAGGCAGCCTATATGCAATTTTCACAGCAGCAAGTAGACCAAATTGTCAAAGCGGTAGCCGATGCAGCTTTTAAAGAGGCGGACCGACTTGCGAAAATGGCTGTCAGAGAAACAGGCATGGGCGTTCCTAATCATAAAAAAATAAAAAATGAAGTAGCTTCAAGAGACCTTTATGAAGATATTAAAGACTTAAAAACAGTAGGTATCGTTGGCTATGACCGTGCTGCAAAGGTTACTGAAATCGCAAGTCCATTCGGCGTAATTGCAGGTATCGTACCAACGACGAATCCCACATCAACGGCTATTTTCAAGGCGATGATTTCATTAAAAACGAGAAATGCACTTGTCTTAAGCCCACATCCGTATGCTGTGAAATGTACAGCGGAGGCTTTAGATGTTTGCCGAATCGCGGCCGAGCAAGCGGGTGCACCAGAGGGCCTGTTACAATGCTTAACGATGGCCTCCATGGACGCAACACAGCAATTATTAAAGCATCCACAAATCAATTTAATTTTAGCAACAGGTGGCGGGGCATTAGTGAAGGCTGCCTATAGCTCAGGTAAGCCCGCATATGGTGTTGGACCAGGAAACGTACCAGCCTACGTTGAAAAATCAGCCAATATTGCTAAGGCAGCACAGCATTTAGTGCAAAGTAAATCATTTGATAACGGAACGATTTGTGCAACGGAGCAAGCGATTATTGTTGATGAATCAGTTTCGGAGCGATTACTTACAGAGCTTCAGAAAAAGGGAGCCTATATTTTAACAGCGGAAGAAAAGCAAAAAATGGAGAAGCTCATTTCTCCTACACCGGGCAAGGTCAACCCTAAAATTGTTGGAAAATCAGCGGCTTGTTTGGCTGACTTATTAGGCATTACAGTGCCATCCGGTACGAAGGTACTTATCGGTTTAGAAACAAAAGTAGGAAAAGAAATTCCGTTTTCACTTGAAAAATTATCGCCAATTTTTGCCCTTTATACTGTAAAGGATAGCGTAGCGGCAAAGCAAGTAATGATTGATTTGTTAAATATTGGCGGACGTGGACATACATGCTCAATTCATACTGAAAATGCAGCGTTGGCGGAGCAGTTCGCAGTTGAACTGCCAGTATCACGCATTGTTATTAACACTCTATCATCTATTGGCGCAGTGGGAGGAACAACAGGATTAGCACCATCCTTCACGCTAGGCTGTGGGACGTTTGGTGGCAATATTACATCAGACAATGTCACAGCAAGGCATTTAATCAATATTAAACGTATGGCTTACGGCACGAAAGATGTAACTGTGCCAGAACCACAGTACGAGCCGCTAGAGGCGATTGTAGAAAAGCAGGTTGCCCAAGCAGGAGAAGTTAATGCTGATATGGTGCAGCAAATTGTTGATCAAGTATTAAAACAAATTACATTACAAAACAACTAA
- a CDS encoding BMC domain-containing protein, which translates to MNREGTALGMVETKGLVGAIEAADAMVKAASVNLVGKVHVGGGIVTVLVRGDVGAVKAATDAGAAAAERVGELLSVHVIPRPHNELELILPKLDA; encoded by the coding sequence ATGAACAGAGAAGGTACAGCTTTAGGAATGGTAGAAACAAAAGGACTTGTAGGAGCAATTGAAGCAGCAGACGCAATGGTAAAGGCGGCAAGCGTTAATTTAGTAGGGAAAGTACATGTTGGAGGTGGAATTGTTACGGTATTAGTGCGTGGTGATGTTGGTGCAGTAAAAGCGGCTACAGATGCGGGTGCGGCGGCTGCAGAGCGCGTTGGCGAATTATTATCAGTACACGTAATTCCACGTCCACATAATGAATTAGAATTAATTTTACCAAAGCTCGACGCATAG
- the pduL gene encoding phosphate propanoyltransferase has product MTRVSLVTKAIPVAISARHIHVCEEDLQALFGPDATLTKDFDLSQPGQYAAKERISIEGPKGAIHNVRILGPVRPATQVEISQTDAVKLGLNPPLRQSGDIENSASIKISNGDKSITIKQGAIIAQAHIHMTEQDAQEFNVENNEVVTVEVESKRPITLRGVVVRVSKDFSLEMHIDTDEANAGFIEQQAKGTIIKTMK; this is encoded by the coding sequence GTGACTCGCGTGAGCCTAGTGACAAAAGCAATCCCAGTAGCGATTTCGGCACGTCATATACATGTGTGTGAAGAGGATTTACAAGCACTTTTCGGACCCGATGCCACATTAACAAAAGATTTTGACCTTTCACAGCCGGGGCAATATGCTGCGAAGGAAAGAATATCGATTGAAGGACCAAAAGGAGCTATTCATAATGTGCGTATACTTGGACCTGTCAGACCAGCAACACAAGTAGAAATTAGCCAAACGGATGCGGTGAAATTGGGTTTAAATCCGCCTTTAAGACAGTCAGGCGATATCGAAAATTCAGCAAGTATAAAAATTAGCAATGGCGACAAATCCATTACAATAAAGCAAGGTGCCATTATTGCACAAGCACATATCCATATGACAGAGCAAGACGCGCAGGAATTTAATGTAGAAAACAATGAAGTTGTTACCGTTGAGGTTGAAAGCAAGCGCCCTATTACATTGCGTGGTGTGGTCGTTCGCGTCTCAAAGGATTTCAGCCTTGAAATGCATATTGATACAGATGAAGCAAATGCAGGCTTTATTGAGCAGCAAGCAAAAGGAACAATTATAAAAACAATGAAGTAA
- the pduL gene encoding phosphate propanoyltransferase codes for MQENLVQKIVEEVLQQVLKNQPSLQQHDDKIPVGVSARHVHLAQAEVEQLFGKSYQLTPKFELSQPGQFAAEETVVIAGPKGSIERVRILGPARSLSQVEVSFTDAIKLGLTPPLRISGDIKGSSPITLIGPKGSVVLKEGLIVAKAHIHMTPTDSVRLGVTDGQSVQIKLAGIRPIILSDVMIRVSERYRLEMHIDTDEANAGFIKQGALAEIVQGPTLERGETQVAQPVNQIPEQQSAYHFTKRLLSQVDVAAITEQEIIVSKKTIVTALAYDKIRELNKTLTIHKE; via the coding sequence ATGCAGGAAAATTTAGTGCAAAAAATTGTGGAAGAAGTGCTACAGCAAGTGTTGAAAAATCAGCCTTCCCTTCAGCAGCACGATGATAAAATTCCAGTTGGCGTATCAGCACGACATGTTCATCTAGCACAGGCTGAGGTTGAGCAGCTATTTGGCAAGAGCTATCAGCTTACACCGAAATTCGAGCTTTCGCAGCCAGGTCAGTTTGCAGCAGAGGAAACAGTTGTTATTGCTGGACCAAAGGGCTCGATTGAAAGGGTAAGAATTTTAGGTCCGGCTCGCTCTTTATCTCAAGTAGAGGTTAGCTTTACTGATGCTATTAAACTAGGCTTAACACCTCCCCTGCGCATTTCTGGTGATATAAAGGGTTCAAGTCCCATTACCTTAATCGGTCCAAAAGGAAGTGTGGTGTTGAAGGAAGGGCTAATTGTTGCGAAAGCTCATATTCATATGACGCCAACTGATAGCGTTCGCCTCGGCGTGACGGACGGACAAAGCGTGCAAATAAAGCTTGCGGGCATTCGACCAATTATTTTATCGGATGTGATGATTCGCGTGTCGGAGCGTTACCGTTTGGAAATGCATATTGATACGGATGAGGCAAATGCAGGCTTCATAAAGCAAGGAGCTTTAGCTGAAATCGTTCAAGGCCCAACGCTTGAGCGAGGGGAGACGCAGGTTGCTCAGCCAGTTAACCAAATACCTGAACAGCAGTCAGCCTATCACTTCACGAAAAGGTTATTATCGCAAGTAGATGTAGCTGCAATAACAGAGCAAGAAATCATTGTTTCTAAAAAGACGATTGTGACAGCATTGGCATATGACAAAATTCGGGAATTAAATAAAACGTTAACGATTCATAAAGAATAA
- a CDS encoding EutN/CcmL family microcompartment protein, translating into MQMGRVIGNVWATRKEEGLNGLKLLIVQPIDSNQQPIRTELVAADRIGAGIGDDVLITSGGSSRYIMKDNPLPIDAVIIGIIDSTEVMRGEDNE; encoded by the coding sequence ATGCAAATGGGAAGAGTGATTGGGAATGTTTGGGCTACACGTAAGGAAGAAGGGTTAAATGGCTTAAAATTATTAATCGTTCAACCAATTGATTCAAACCAACAGCCAATACGAACTGAACTTGTAGCTGCAGACCGCATTGGCGCAGGTATAGGTGATGATGTTCTTATTACAAGTGGAGGGTCGTCACGCTATATTATGAAGGATAATCCACTGCCAATTGATGCGGTCATAATTGGAATTATAGACTCTACAGAAGTAATGCGAGGTGAAGACAATGAGTAG
- a CDS encoding BMC domain-containing protein codes for MSSAIGMIETKGLVGSIEAADAMIKASDVTIVKQEFVDGGIVTVVVQGDVGSVQAAVDAGKAAAMRVGELLSAHVIPRPDVDVFQMIKGAETPKKKPTPARAKKASEVAPSENGGEV; via the coding sequence ATGAGTAGTGCAATCGGTATGATTGAAACAAAAGGGCTAGTCGGCTCTATAGAAGCAGCAGATGCTATGATTAAAGCTTCAGATGTCACGATTGTGAAGCAGGAATTTGTAGATGGTGGTATTGTCACAGTCGTTGTCCAAGGAGATGTTGGCTCTGTACAAGCAGCAGTTGATGCGGGCAAGGCAGCAGCGATGCGTGTTGGTGAATTGTTATCCGCACACGTTATTCCACGACCGGATGTGGATGTATTCCAAATGATTAAAGGGGCAGAGACACCGAAAAAAAAGCCAACGCCAGCACGCGCAAAAAAAGCATCAGAGGTAGCTCCTAGCGAAAATGGCGGTGAAGTATAA
- the mdh gene encoding malate dehydrogenase, whose translation MPFQKHKIAVIGAGHTGATLSLFLAQKELGDVVLLDIPDAENPTKGKALDLLQTGPIEKFNVSVKGTSNYEDIAGASIVVITAGIPRKPGMSRDDLVTTNANIIKQVSAQIKRYAPNSIVLVLSNPVDAMTYVCYKETGFPKNRVIGQSGVLDTARFNAFVAQELQIAPEDVSGFVLGGHGDEMVPLIRYSYAGGIPLEKLIPAQRLAQIVERTRKGGGEIVGLLGNGSAYYAPAAACAQMVEIIMKDQRKIIPSIALLEGEYGYNDLFLGVPTILGGNGIESVIELQLTAEEKQALQHSAEAVEQVLEICRNI comes from the coding sequence ATGCCATTTCAAAAACATAAAATTGCAGTAATTGGAGCCGGGCACACAGGGGCAACACTTAGTTTGTTTTTAGCTCAAAAGGAATTAGGCGATGTTGTACTTTTAGATATTCCTGATGCTGAAAATCCAACAAAGGGAAAGGCGCTCGACTTGCTACAAACAGGTCCAATAGAGAAATTTAATGTGTCTGTTAAAGGGACAAGCAACTATGAGGATATAGCAGGTGCTAGCATCGTTGTTATAACTGCCGGCATTCCGCGTAAACCCGGTATGAGCCGCGATGACTTAGTAACAACAAATGCTAATATTATAAAGCAAGTATCTGCGCAAATTAAGCGTTATGCACCGAATAGTATCGTGCTTGTATTGAGCAATCCTGTCGATGCGATGACATATGTTTGCTATAAGGAAACTGGCTTCCCGAAAAACCGCGTAATTGGGCAATCTGGTGTGCTCGATACCGCACGCTTTAATGCGTTTGTTGCACAAGAGCTACAAATTGCACCTGAGGATGTGTCAGGTTTTGTGTTAGGTGGACATGGAGATGAGATGGTGCCATTAATTCGCTATTCATATGCGGGTGGCATTCCCCTTGAGAAGCTAATTCCCGCACAGCGCTTAGCGCAAATTGTGGAGCGCACACGCAAAGGTGGCGGTGAAATCGTCGGCTTACTTGGCAACGGGAGTGCTTATTATGCACCCGCTGCTGCCTGTGCGCAAATGGTTGAAATTATCATGAAAGACCAGCGTAAAATCATCCCATCAATCGCCCTATTAGAAGGTGAGTATGGCTACAACGATTTATTTTTAGGCGTACCAACAATATTAGGTGGCAATGGGATTGAATCCGTTATTGAGTTACAGCTTACAGCAGAAGAAAAGCAGGCACTTCAACATTCAGCAGAAGCTGTGGAGCAAGTGCTTGAGATTTGTCGTAATATTTAA
- a CDS encoding NfeD family protein, whose protein sequence is MKRTRILSWLVLLMLSIVLAFPTQTFAKSKVYHVPVENNVEKGLTAFLQRAFQDAKEHGAEAIVLEIHTPGGFTDAAEDIAKIIKQSEDMKVIAFINTKAHSAGALIALNADSIYMTPDATIGAAGVVDSAGNAAELKAQSAWIKQMIAAAESSNRDPQYAQAMADSSLDMSEYGAPKGDFLTLSAEEALKVEYSNGTVKNLQEVLERENLADSVVIDLEPTVAEQIARIVTNPIVIPILLSIASLGLVIELYSPGFGVAGVMGLSALGLFFFGHLIAGIAGYESILLLIIGIILIVAEFFVPGGIVGIIGGASIVLSLLLAGANFVQMGYSILIALLIAVIGMVILMKFFGKKLHMFNKLVLKDATTTEEGYVSNVNRLELIGKKGKTLTPFRPAGVVSIDGERVDAVSDGSYIDAGKHVEIIKVEGSRIVVRAVSEETEE, encoded by the coding sequence ATGAAAAGGACACGAATACTGAGCTGGTTAGTACTTCTTATGCTGTCAATTGTCCTAGCTTTCCCTACGCAAACATTTGCTAAGAGCAAAGTATATCATGTGCCAGTTGAAAATAATGTTGAAAAAGGTTTAACAGCTTTTTTACAACGTGCATTCCAAGATGCAAAAGAACATGGTGCGGAAGCGATTGTGCTTGAAATACATACACCAGGTGGCTTCACAGACGCAGCAGAAGATATTGCAAAAATCATTAAGCAATCCGAAGATATGAAAGTCATTGCCTTTATTAATACGAAAGCGCATTCAGCAGGGGCGCTTATCGCATTAAATGCAGACAGTATTTATATGACGCCTGATGCAACAATTGGTGCAGCAGGTGTTGTGGATAGCGCTGGCAACGCGGCAGAATTAAAGGCGCAAAGTGCTTGGATTAAACAAATGATTGCAGCAGCAGAAAGCTCAAATCGAGATCCGCAATATGCACAGGCGATGGCAGATTCATCGCTAGATATGAGTGAGTATGGGGCACCGAAGGGAGACTTCCTTACTTTATCTGCTGAGGAAGCGCTTAAAGTAGAATACTCAAACGGCACTGTGAAAAATTTGCAGGAAGTGTTAGAGCGGGAAAATTTAGCGGACAGTGTAGTCATTGATTTAGAACCAACTGTTGCTGAGCAAATTGCTCGTATCGTGACAAATCCAATTGTTATACCAATACTTTTATCGATTGCCAGTCTCGGTTTAGTTATTGAGCTCTATTCACCGGGCTTTGGCGTAGCAGGCGTAATGGGCTTGTCCGCACTTGGATTATTTTTCTTTGGTCATTTAATTGCTGGTATTGCAGGCTATGAATCGATTTTACTACTAATTATTGGTATAATTCTTATAGTTGCGGAATTTTTCGTCCCCGGTGGCATTGTTGGTATTATTGGAGGTGCTTCAATAGTATTAAGTTTGCTTTTAGCAGGTGCTAATTTTGTCCAGATGGGGTATTCAATTTTAATTGCGCTGTTAATCGCAGTTATAGGAATGGTGATACTTATGAAATTCTTTGGCAAAAAATTGCATATGTTTAACAAGCTTGTGTTAAAGGATGCAACGACGACGGAGGAAGGCTATGTGTCCAATGTCAATCGACTTGAGCTTATCGGCAAAAAAGGTAAAACGCTGACACCGTTTAGACCAGCAGGTGTTGTTTCCATCGATGGGGAGCGCGTTGATGCAGTGTCAGACGGTAGTTATATTGATGCTGGTAAGCATGTAGAAATTATTAAGGTAGAAGGCTCACGCATTGTTGTGCGAGCAGTATCAGAAGAAACGGAGGAATAA
- the floA gene encoding flotillin-like protein FloA (flotillin-like protein involved in membrane lipid rafts), translated as MFVEAGVIGLTIIIVAIFIVLAIFFTFVPVTLWISALAAGVRVSIFTLIGMRLRRVIPSRIVNPLIKAHKAGIEVTINQLESHYLAGGNVDRVVNALIAAHRANIELSFERAAAIDLAGRDVLEAVQMSVNPKVIETPFIAGVAINGIEVKAKARITVRTNLDRLVGGAGEDTIIARVGEGIVSTIGSSASHSVVLENPDLISQTVLAKGLDSGTAFEILSIDIADVDVGKNIGAELQIEQAQADKNIAQAKAEERRAMAVATEQEMVAKVQEMKAKVVEAEAEVPMAMAEALRSGNLGIMDYMNYKNIQADTMMRDSIAKSTNDDNTQNK; from the coding sequence ATGTTTGTTGAAGCAGGTGTAATTGGTTTAACGATAATTATCGTTGCTATTTTTATCGTCCTAGCTATCTTTTTCACATTCGTTCCAGTAACGCTGTGGATTAGTGCGTTAGCAGCAGGTGTTCGTGTAAGTATTTTCACATTAATCGGGATGCGACTACGTCGAGTAATTCCATCGCGTATTGTTAACCCTTTAATTAAAGCGCATAAAGCAGGAATTGAAGTAACAATTAATCAGTTAGAATCACATTATTTAGCAGGTGGTAATGTTGACCGCGTAGTTAATGCGTTAATTGCTGCGCACCGTGCGAATATTGAATTATCTTTTGAGCGTGCCGCTGCGATTGATTTAGCAGGTCGTGACGTTTTAGAGGCAGTACAAATGTCGGTTAACCCGAAAGTAATTGAAACACCATTTATCGCGGGTGTGGCAATTAACGGGATTGAAGTAAAAGCAAAGGCACGTATTACAGTACGTACAAACCTTGACCGTTTAGTCGGTGGTGCTGGTGAGGATACAATTATTGCCCGTGTCGGGGAAGGGATTGTATCGACAATCGGTTCTTCAGCATCGCACTCTGTTGTATTAGAAAATCCGGATTTGATTTCACAAACTGTATTAGCGAAGGGCTTGGACTCCGGTACAGCCTTTGAAATTCTATCGATTGATATCGCGGATGTTGATGTAGGTAAAAACATCGGTGCTGAATTACAAATTGAGCAAGCACAGGCGGACAAAAATATTGCACAGGCGAAAGCGGAAGAACGTCGTGCGATGGCCGTAGCAACAGAACAAGAAATGGTAGCTAAAGTTCAAGAGATGAAAGCAAAAGTTGTTGAAGCTGAGGCTGAAGTACCAATGGCAATGGCAGAAGCTTTACGTTCAGGTAACCTTGGTATTATGGATTATATGAACTATAAAAACATTCAAGCGGATACTATGATGCGTGATTCAATTGCGAAATCAACAAATGATGATAATACGCAGAACAAATAG